One window of the Zea mays cultivar B73 chromosome 3, Zm-B73-REFERENCE-NAM-5.0, whole genome shotgun sequence genome contains the following:
- the LOC100194157 gene encoding scarecrow-like protein 34 yields the protein MGSSCDPSPSPGADDLFLSLSDLGPTSPSAYLDLPPTPQPQQGIKGPTQDLLLPYISSMLMEDDIDDTFFYDYPDNPALLQAQQSFLDVLSDDATVPTTTTTHSSASVNHHHSSSSSDASASGPLTPAAVDSYAPAPAAQFDSFDFDPAAFFSNGANSDLMTSAFLKGMEEANKFLPTQDKLVIDLDPPDDPKRFVLPTPAADKLAPGLNAAAPTVHVAVAVKEEEAILAAPDAAPGSGGAVLGRGRRNRFDDEEDLELQRRSSKQSALEGDGDERDVFEKYIIASPEMCTEQMQKLRIAMQEAAAKREAAAGENGKAKGRRGGREVVDLRTLLTHCAQAVASDDRRSATELLKQIKQHASPLGDATQRLAHCFAEGLQARLAGTGSMVYQSLMAKRTSATDILQAYQLYMAAICFKKVVCLFSNHTIYNAGLGKKKIHIVDYGIQYGFQWPCFLRWIADREGGPPEVRITGIDLPQPGFRPTQRIEETGRRLSKYAQQFGVPFKYQAIAASKMESIRVEDLNLDPEEVLIVNCLYQFKNLMDESVVIESPRDIVLNNIRNMRPHTFIHAIVNGSFSAPFFVTRFREALFFYSALFDALDATTPRDSNQRMLIEENLFGRAALNVIACEGTDRVERPETYKQWQVRNQRAGLKQQPLNPDVVQVVRNKVKDCYHKDFVIDVDHRWLLQGWKGRILYAVSTWVANDAPSYI from the coding sequence ATGGGCTCCTCCTGcgacccctccccgtcgccgggcgccgacgacctcttcctctccctctccGACCTCGGCCCCACGTCACCCTCCGCGTACCTCGACCTCCCGCccaccccgcagccccagcagggGATCAAAGGCCCGACGCAGGACTTGCTTCTCCCCTACATCTCCAGCATGCTCATGGAGGACGATATCGACGACACCTTCTTCTACGACTACCCGGACAACCCCGCGCTCCTCCAGGCGCAGCAGTCTTTCCTCGACGTCCTCTCCGACGACGCCACTGTCccgaccaccaccaccacccacaGCAGCGCCAGcgtcaaccaccaccactcctcctcctcctccgacgCATCAGCCAGCGGGCCGCTCACCCCCGCCGCTGTCGACTCCTACGCACCGGCCCCCGCCGCCCAGTTCGACAGCTTCGACTTCGACCCCGCGGCCTTCTTTAGCAACGGGGCCAACTCCGACCTCATGACCTCCGCCTTCCTCAAGGGCATGGAGGAAGCCAACAAGTTCCTGCCCACCCAGGACAAACTCGTCATCGACCTCGACCCGCCAGACGACCCCAAGAGGTTCGTCCTCCCCACCCCCGCCGCGGACAAGCTCGCGCCCGGATTGAACGCGGCCGCTCCCACCGTCCATGTGGCCGTGGCCGTCAAGGAGGAGGAGGCGATCCTCGCTGCGCCTGATGCCGCGCCTGGCAGCGGCGGCGCCGTCTTGGGCCGCGGTCGGAGGAACCGCTTCGACGACGAGGAGGACCTGGAACTGCAGCGCCGGAGCAGCAAGCAGAGCGCGCTGGAGGGGGATGGCGACGAGCGGGACGTCTTCGAGAAATACATCATCGCCTCCCCCGAGATGTGCACGGAGCAGATGCAGAAGCTGCGGAtcgccatgcaggaggcggccGCCAAGAGGGAGGCGGCGGCAGGCGAGAACGGCAAGGCCAAGGGCCGCCGCGGCGGGAGGGAGGTGGTGGACCTTCGCACGCTGCTCACCCACTGCGCGCAGGCCGTCGCCTCCGACGATCGCCGCAGTGCCACCGAGCTGCTCAAGCAGATCAAGCAGCATGCCAGCCCACTGGGGGACGCCACGCAGCGCCTCGCCCACTGCTTTGCCGAGGGCCTCCAGGCCCGCCTCGCCGGCACAGGCAGCATGGTGTACCAGTCGCTCATGGCCAAGCGCACGTCTGCCACCGACATACTCCAGGCGTACCAGCTGTACATGGCCGCCATCTGCTTCAAGAAAGTCGTCTGCCTATTCTCAAATCACACCATCTACAATGCTGGACTGGGCAAGAAGAAGATACATATCGTTGATTACGGGATACAGTACGGCTTCCAGTGGCCGTGCTTCCTGCGATGGATAGCGGATAGGGAGGGTGGGCCGCCGGAGGTGAGGATTACTGGCATTGACCTGCCCCAGCCTGGGTTTCGCCCTACTCAGCGCATCGAGGAGACAGGGCGCCGGCTCAGCAAGTATGCCCAGCAGTTCGGTGTGCCATTCAAGTACCAGGCAATTGCAGCTTCCAAGATGGAGTCCATCCGTGTGGAGGATTTGAACCTGGATCCAGAGGAGGTGCTCATCGTGAACTGCCTATACCAGTTCAAGAACTTGATGGATGAGAGCGTTGTGATCGAAAGCCCAAGGGACATTGTGCTCAACAACATCAGAAATATGCGGCCTCATACATTCATACACGCAATTGTGAATGGCTCCTTCAGTGCGCCTTTCTTCGTGACAAGGTTCCGGGAGGCTCTGTTCTTCTACTCGGCCTTGTTTGATGCGCTGGACGCGACCACCCCAAGAGACAGCAACCAGAGGATGCTGATCGAGGAGAACCTCTTCGGGAGGGCTGCCCTGAATGTCATTGCGTGTGAGGGCACAGACCGAGTGGAGCGCCCTGAGACGTACAAACAATGGCAGGTGCGGAACCAACGAGCAGGCTTGAAGCAGCAGCCATTGAACCCTGATGTCGTGCAGGTAGTGCGGAACAAGGTCAAGGATTGCTACCACAAGGACTTTGTGATCGACGTCGATCACCGCTGGCTCTTGCAGGGATGGAAAGGCCGCATCCTCTATGCCGTCTCAACATGGGTGGCAAATGATGCCCCCTCTTACATCTAG